In Gambusia affinis linkage group LG08, SWU_Gaff_1.0, whole genome shotgun sequence, a single window of DNA contains:
- the phlda2 gene encoding pleckstrin homology-like domain family A member 2 gives MKMPAEEIIKEGDLEKRSDSFLQFWKKKTCVLTKDSLNMYADVKRSKVKELKLQSIKKVDCVERTEKFMYFTIVTKDDKEIDFRYSTEQACWHAEITLALINYQNREAVQDFKTRQDKESASPGQERRMARAP, from the coding sequence atgaaaatgccAGCGGAGGAAATCATCAAGGAGGGAGACCTGGAGAAGAGGAGCGACAGCTTCCTCCAGTTCTGGAAGAAAAAGACGTGCGTCCTGACCAAGGACAGCCTCAATATGTACGCGGACGTAAAGCGCTCCAAGGTCAAAGAGCTCAAGCTGCAGTCCATCAAGAAGGTGGACTGTGTGGAGCGCACCGAAAAGTTCATGTATTTCACCATCGTTACCAAAGATGACAAAGAGATCGACTTCCGGTACTCCACGGAGCAAGCCTGCTGGCACGCGGAGATCACCCTGGCCCTGATTAATTACCAGAACAGAGAAGCCGTCCAGGACTTCAAGACACGGCAGGACAAAGAGAGCGCATCGCCCGGACAGGAGAGGCGCATGGCTAGGGCGCCTTGA